A window of Gossypium hirsutum isolate 1008001.06 chromosome D13, Gossypium_hirsutum_v2.1, whole genome shotgun sequence genomic DNA:
GCTCTTTCTTTTGCAGTAGAGTATCTTCTTCTTTGGAAGAGGGAACAGTAGTAAATTTCTTGGGAGAATCTTACCTTGCAGGAGTGGACTGAGGGATGTTTTGTCTCCTGGTTCTGTTATGAACCGAAACAGAAAGCAGAAAATAGAAAAGGGAAGAAGAAAACAGAAAGTTGGTCTATTCATTAATTGTTTTAGTGATGCACACTATTTTGTGATGGTTTTTCTTATTAATGcattatatgattttaataatCAACACAGTAATTAGAATTAAAACATGGCAGCAATGAAATTGTTGAAAGCTTGCGGATGACTTGAATACAAACAAATGgtccaaaatattttatttcattaaatacatTTGGAACTCAAGCTTTCTCACCCTCTCTCTCCCCATACACCAGAATTGGATACAGATTTATAAGCTTATTTAAATTAACTGCTGAAAGGTGGAGGCCTTGGCATGCCTTGCACGATGCCGCAAGTCAATACACCTTCCGGCAAGTTGTACTCATCCTTGAGGGATCGGTTAGGGGAAATAACACTAGCATAAAGCTGTTGCCCAAGGTAATGCCTGTCCCATATCTCCGACCTCAGGTTCCACATCCCGCAGTTGTCGAATGTCAATAGGATTGCTGACCAGGAGTTGGGGAATACCTGTATGGTGTGTCTGCTCACGGCGTCGAGAAGATTGTAGTTCATCCTCTTCTCAGGGCTCCATTTCCCAATGTCCATGCTGCAACAAATCATTATACAACTTATTACTTCAACTCAGGCAATAAAATCACCACATGTATTTGTTACGTTAGAAGCTATACTTACCCCACGGCAAAGAATGAGTAGCCAGACAAGTGGTAAGACTGAATGGCGGTCTCGGGATTCTCGAAGATGATTTCCACAAAGTTTCTGTGTGTCATGTTGAGGACAATAGGTGCCAAAGTTACCTTAGTGTTGTCACTTGGTGGCTCATCGGGAATGGTATCATACTTGAAAACCTTGTCGGCTACGCCGTAGTATTCTGCAAGTTTTAGTGGAGTGGTTGGTTCGACATAGGAGGCTCCATTAAGAGCATATCGGAGCTTGCCATCTACTCTTTGTGCAGTGTTGGCAAGCTTGATGGTGCGGGTAATGTTAATGGAACCATATTTGTAGGAGCCCTGAGGGTTAGGCCTAGCAGCGTTAGAAGTCAAGTTCCAACGGAAGGTACGGAATTGATTGAGTGACCAAGCCCAACCAACAGGTGGCGGTGGCAACTCGGATGAGGCAGCTCCCTTGCCATTCTTGTAACGGATGATGCCGGTTGCTGTAACCTCACGTCTGGTAAAACGGGTAGAGGCCACCACATAGTAATCCCTTGGTTCCTGGTTGGCAGTAACAAGCACACTGAAGCACTGTCCAACATGCACATCAAGGGAGTCATAGTCATTCTGCATTGTGTGGGAACCCTCCATCTCAACCAATTTCATGGTGTGGCCCTGGAACCTGACGTTCAGAGATGTCTTGATACCCGTATTGCAAATCCTGTACTTGTACGTTTTGCCTGCCTCCATCGTAAACAGAGGTTCATCCTTCCCATCACCTTTCGCAACTTTCCCATTAAGGTGGACACCGTCACATCTCCCAAGGTTGCGACCGCTATCAAGAATCTTCTTGAGGCTGGTGTGTCCCTTGTTGAAAAAGTCTCCCACTAAGAGAGTATAGTCATCAGCCGGATCAGCGTAGGGAACAGGGATGAGTAGACGGCTGTTAACACGGAGGCCACCGAAACCACCAACCGCCTTGTGCATAGCCGTCACCGGATAGTACATGTAGCTGCCAATCTGATCCTTCACCTGGAATTTATAGGTGTAATTCTTCCCAGGGGGGATAGGACAGTTGGTTCCCAGAACACCATCTTGCCAAGAGTTCTTCCTATGCTGCACGCCGTCCCTGCAACAAATCCCATTTCCACAGATAATTAGCTCGACTCTTCACTAGCATAATCATATTAATGTAAAAAAGAAACTACTCTTGGTAGTCGCTTACCATGTTACAAGGAATGGCTCATCAAGGTTATTGAACACATTGACCACGATATTGTTGTTGGTGGTAGAGTTAAGATTTGGTCCCGGGAATTGCCCGTTAATAAGAATACCCTTTACTGGCACTCCCAAGGGAGCAATGGTGCCATAGGTGACGTTCCATTCGAAAAAAAGGGTGGGATCTCCGCCCTGGACCATAAGCATTGATCCTGCCAAGAGAAATAGCATCGATATTAACATTAATCGAGCCATCTCTTACCCTTTTTTTTCGCCCGacagtaatttattaattatccCCTTCTAGAGGAAGAGGAAGATGGTTTGCTTGAGTTGATTTTGAATTGCATGCATACCTCTCCTTTTATACCACACAATCCCCTCTTCCATTCTTCCATCTTAATCCCTTAGAAGAAGCTCATCCATTCATTTATTTCCTTGCTTTTAGCACTAATCCATTTTTGGTTTTACAATTTTGAATCATTGCTCTCTGTTATCACAAGGATTTGAATATTCACTCTATGGATGGCTAACCTTTTCTTTAGGAAAGTAGTTGCTTCTATGAAAAATACTctagtttttttcttttacctttttagttattcttttattataaatatagataaactattgtaatttttaaaaatagaaattgtatTAAAGTGAAACCAACCTTCTTATATGAAAACTTAAATTATgacacaaaaaaataatttgaaaaaaaaaataattagttcttttttttttgcaagagTTTAGGCATACATGACAAATTCATTTGTGACATCATCTACAAgagattttataataaattaaattttgaacaCCCAAAAtgtggagaaattattttattatctcttTCCACCAAATTACTCATGATCCATTTCAAATTACTTAACGAAATATTAACAAATTTTTCCACATCACTCATGGCAACGAATATGACCATTGTTACAGTTGAAGTGAATACCAGGGGTGGATCAGACATGAGCAACAATGACACAAATATGAAGAAATCCATTATGGAGACCTTGCAGGATGTTGAGCAGTTTGCATATAACATTCTGATTTTCACTGGGgtcaaaaatttcaatttcagGGCTGAATTCTCGAAGCCGAACTAGTCCAAAAATCTTAAATCGAGACATTTACAAGATGAACATGAAATTAGAAATTAGAAttattaagggattaaattagataaattattaaGTACAAGGACTAGATTGAAAGAATAGTAATTATTGATCAAAGACTAATTGTGAGgtgaataaaataaagagaattgaTTTAAGAATTAAACAAATTTGTCAGTGGTAATTATGCCAAGAACCTAAGTACTGTTAAACCAAGATTTATTATTAGTTAGTGGCTTGCGTTGATCCTTGCCATTCATTTCTATTGACCATTCTTTAAGCTCAATTGCAGCCATTAGATTAATGAGTAATTAGattaattatgtatatatatatatatgtgtgtgtgtgtgtgttcaaTTGGTGAGAgaagcaaaagaaagaaagaaattcttTAGGTTACTCTTCCATTATCGTCCATCAAATTACTAAGGAAGGTGAACTTTTCACTTGAATTTGTTAAAATCTTAGTTTGTGATAATTTGATGAACATAGCCTAAGCATTAGAGAACTTAGAGAATGAAAACCTGAATCCATGAATATCTAGTGTTAAGCTTCAACTTTGTGGAAAACATGCTAGAAATGAAGTGGGATGTGTAGAAACAAGACTTGATTAGACATAGATAATATAGCCATTGATGAGTTCTTGAGAGCTTGAATGAGATTGTTGAGAACTTTGGACAAAAATGGTATTTTATTGATAGTTTGAGGCCTTAGAGTATGGTTACAAAGCCGAATTGATTCGAGTGGGAAAATTCTGAGATATACGAAAATCAAACATTAAGGTATAAAAAGACAATTGATACCATTTAAACATGTCATCTTATTTCTCAAATCATCCTAAGACTTACAGAGTCTCTTATAACTTAAGCATAAGTCACATAAtacttatattttagtcccttttAATCGATTTCAATCATATACCACTTATGTATCTTAGACACATAATACACTTATATTTTAGTTCCTATTAATCGATTTCAGATTCAATGGAGAATACgcaaaaattaatatattgaattacTTAATAACCCAACAAAGAATTAAAGTTAGTGATATGTCCTAACGCTCAATACACCAAAATACATATCTTTAATCCCTTTCATAATATTTTCATGATCGTAATCCacatcacaaatatatatatacacatatgaatATCATCACAACCATTGCCATCAAAGTCAATTAAGCTAACATGCCTTTTATGAGAACATTGATCAATATCAATTCATTAAACTTAGCTACTTAATGAGTTATGACACGAGATCACAAACCAAATTCATTATTCGTCCTTGGATTCTTGACGTTCCGGTCTTGTTTCTCAACTTtgttcaaataattcaattattagAACGAGATAGTAGCATATTCAAACATAGCAGACTATTCAATTTCTTAATCATCCACAATTTGTCCATCTTCGTGCGAAGAGTAACTTAAATTATGCTAGTTTCCAAGCAAAGTCATCTAGGGAGTGCTTGAATTTCAAATATTCCATGTAATTATTGGGAGATAATATATAATAACCTTATTTTTAATAGGTTTATATGTCAAAAAGTCTATCCATATATTAAATTCGCACCCAATTAAATTCTTggcattaattaaaatatttaacgaTGTTCGAAATTGATTACATTGActgttaaaaaaaattggtagGCCAATTAGATGATGAGACGTGGTAGCTTATAGTTTAATCTAAtatcttttccaaaaaaatttaaattaagccATCGGTTTACCACTTCGACTGATCCGTccagtttaattaaataaaacattaagaaataaaatatatatattaaaaagataaAGAATCGGTTCAACCATCCGGTTCTAATGTCAACTGGCCTAATGGCTTTCTCTAGATCGATATCCTTGTCATTTTGGTCTAACCGGTCCAACTGACTAATCCAACCCAAatcaagttattattattttatatcaaatttaatacttctaatatttttattatttttatagagTTGTAatgttttttataaaattttaaatattttaaatatattttattaattttagaattttttaaaatttataagtttataccaattttattttttaatatttaataatatttatattttgataatatttttttaattttttaatatttttataggaAAAATAATAGATTAATCTAGAAGCTATTACTATCTCTATCTATTGCTCCATCAATTTATTTTACGtggcttaattgattattttaattaatgatagGGACTTAATTAAGTACAAATTGTACACAATGACTtaactttttttgaaatttacaaaaataaatgaataaaaataaacaaaaagttGAACCGCCATAGTagaatgatttatttatattgatGAAGATCAATGTTCCAAGCAGAAGTATatcaacaaaaaatatatatatagattatttattttaaatttctttgttaatataacttaattatttatttatatcaattttgaacatatcaaaataattagTAGTATAAACCATGTTTAAATCATTCATCTTTAAATATTGTACAATTTTGAAAAtatctgttttttttatattgaaaataacTTAAATATTGTGTGTATATTCGAGGGCAACACACGAAAATTAGTAACAATAAAGTGGTCCAAAAGCTTTTATTTCATTACATATTGTACACAACTCAGCTTTTCTCACCCTCTCTCTCCCCATATACCATAATTGGATACAGATTTATAAGCTTATTTAAATTAACTGCTGAAAGGTGGAGGCCTTGGCATGCCTTGCACGATGCCGCAAGTCAATACACCTTCCGGCAAGTTGTACTCATCCTTGAGGGATCGGTTAGGGGAAATAACACTAGCATAAAGCTGTTGCCCAAGGTAATGCCTGTCCCATATCTCCGACCTCAGGTTCCACATCCCGCAGTTGTCGAATGTCAATAGGATTGCTGACCAGGAGTTGGGGAATACCTGTATGGTGTGTCTGCTCACAGCGTCAAGAAGATTGTAGTTCATCCTCTTCTCAGGGCTCCATTTCCCAATGTCCATGCTGCAACAAATCATTATACAACTTATTGCTTCAACTCAGGCAATAAAATCACCACATGTATTTGTTACGTTAGAAGCTATACTTACCCCACGGCAAAGAATGAGTAGCCAGACAAGTGGTAAGACTGAATGGCGGTCTCGGGATTCTCGAAGATGATTTCCACAAAGTTTCTGTGTGTCATGTTGAGGACAATAGGTGCCAAAGTTACCTTAGTGTTGTCACTTGGTGGCTCATCGGGAATGGTATCATACTTGAAAACCTTGTCGGCtatgttaacattaatggaagacaattaataatggttgccattaacattaatgggagacaatcaataatgacaaccaccaactttggaaaagtggcaagggataatttttttttggtccttgagataatgggctatttattgtttggtccttgaacctcaactataaataggccttctcatttctcatttcaattcatcccaaccaatctttctctcttagttttctctcttctcccatttgagaattcttaaggaattctatttgtttgtaatattttggagatagtaaagttatcatctggtgttagtgcccgaggacgtaggtataatttaccgaacctcattaaaactcttgtgttctttcttgtcctatttttctttcaatatttgagggtataatagtagtatttaattgtgctattaaattactatagaagggatattctgtctaaggaaagacttggtatttaagagatccatgttatccacctctctttcctgggaattgaactttgtgtgatttttttagtacaataatttacacgcttccgaccctattggaacaacaagtggtatcagagccgaaggttaatcgtagtatgctctgtggttgcagtttaaactgatcttccacatcagaaaagatttccttaggtatattgaaagattatggagaaaacggtcggtgtaggagctttaacatcgtccatgtggacaagacctacaattgcaaatgcaagattggccgtggagatctttgatggcacgggccattttggtatgtggcaaagtgaggttctagatgccctttttcagcagggtctagacattgccattgatgaagagaaaccagatgatgtacaggagaaagattggaaggcgatcaatcggttggcatgtggcacaattcgatcatgcctttctcgagagcagaggtatgctttttcgaaggagacttctgcaaataagttgtgggtggcacttgaagaaaaatttttgaagaaaaacagtcaaaataagctccacttgaagaaaagactgtttcgcttcacatacgtcccaagtaccacaatgaatgatcacatcaccaaatttaatcagttagtcactgatttgctgaatatggatgagacattcaaagatgaagatttggctttgatgatgttggggtcacttcctgaggagtttgagttcctagaaactactctacttcatgacaggagtgatatatctctgagcgaagtctgtgcggccttatacagttatgaacagagaaaaaaggacaaacagaaaaactcaatcagagatacagaagctttagtagtccgaggtcgttcatacactcggaagaaaactcaaaaggggagatcaaagtcaaagtccagactcgggaaagatgaatgtgctttttgtcatgagaaaaggccactggaagaaaaattgtccaaagctgaagaataagggaaaagctgctgtagatgcttgtgttgctaagcatgatactagtgactctgaactatcactggttgcatcatcatcgtcgttccattcagatgagtggatattggattcgggttgtacctatcatatgtcccctaaccgggagtggttctctgatttagtagaactaaatggaggagttgtttatatgggcaatgacaatgcctgtaaaactgttgggataggttcaatccaattaaagaatcaagatggatcaaccagagttctgactgatgttcggtacgtgcccagtttgaagaaaaatctcatctcattgggagccttggaatccaatggttcagttgttactatgagagatgggattttgaaagtgacatctggcgcacttgtgatattgaagggcatcaggaaaaataacttgta
This region includes:
- the LOC121225282 gene encoding L-ascorbate oxidase homolog; translation: MTHRNFVEIIFENPETAIQSYHLSGYSFFAVGMDIGKWSPEKRMNYNLLDAVSRHTIQVFPNSWSAILLTFDNCGMWNLRSEIWDRHYLGQQLYASVISPNRSLKDEYNLPEGVLTCGIVQGMPRPPPFSS
- the LOC107942731 gene encoding L-ascorbate oxidase homolog precursor: MARLMLISMLFLLAGSMLMVQGGDPTLFFEWNVTYGTIAPLGVPVKGILINGQFPGPNLNSTTNNNIVVNVFNNLDEPFLVTWDGVQHRKNSWQDGVLGTNCPIPPGKNYTYKFQVKDQIGSYMYYPVTAMHKAVGGFGGLRVNSRLLIPVPYADPADDYTLLVGDFFNKGHTSLKKILDSGRNLGRCDGVHLNGKVAKGDGKDEPLFTMEAGKTYKYRICNTGIKTSLNVRFQGHTMKLVEMEGSHTMQNDYDSLDVHVGQCFSVLVTANQEPRDYYVVASTRFTRREVTATGIIRYKNGKGAASSELPPPPVGWAWSLNQFRTFRWNLTSNAARPNPQGSYKYGSINITRTIKLANTAQRVDGKLRYALNGASYVEPTTPLKLAEYYGVADKVFKYDTIPDEPPSDNTKVTLAPIVLNMTHRNFVEIIFENPETAIQSYHLSGYSFFAVGMDIGKWSPEKRMNYNLLDAVSRHTIQVFPNSWSAILLTFDNCGMWNLRSEIWDRHYLGQQLYASVISPNRSLKDEYNLPEGVLTCGIVQGMPRPPPFSS